The following coding sequences are from one Megalopta genalis isolate 19385.01 unplaced genomic scaffold, iyMegGena1_principal scaffold0070, whole genome shotgun sequence window:
- the LOC143261874 gene encoding uncharacterized protein LOC143261874, with the protein MATAVVDALDCDRKPIECRTFIDTCSNANYITERFVKKLRLTQRAASATIEALNDLNTLSDKVVSTTIKSKTSKFQRDLTFLVIPNISGPIPDTNIDRSKLRIPVNLKLADPNFHRPASVDMLIGTGPSLASLSIGQIDLSTSNGPDLILQKTQFGWIIGGSVLSASSRVKHRTFVSNLDFDISKFWTIEEGPREQHLTAEERECEDHFIDHVKRDDTGRYVVALPCNAKRTLIGETRTQAINRFLSLERKLQRDASLREEYSAVMKEYLTLGHMSKTKPQNANGFYLPHHAVIKTSSSTTKVRVVFDGSAKSSSELSVNDALNTGPTIQDDIFALLVRFRLHTYVLTGVIEKMYRQVLIRPEDRRYQRVLWRNERNEIADYELNTVTFGLCSAPFLAIRSIHQLADDEQADFPRAATTINRDLYVDDLLIGANTYEEAKNLRDEIMELLQRGRFNIRQWISNDPELLEGLNKEQIHPKFFDESTVKTLGISWDARNDSIAYAIDFHAPTKITKRTILSTIARIFDPLGLLAPVTVVAKLIMQRLWQLKLNWDESLPASLHTEWIAFVEEIGQLNNISFDRNVGQPSTQRLELHGFCDASERAYGACIYVRSINNRGEIVSKLLCAKSRVAPLKTVSLARLELCGAVLLASLYVTVREAMHIETEHVNFWTDSTIILNWIQKEPCTFVANRVADIQGKTDIAAWRHVRSQDNPADLLSRGQSPAQFLRDSNWRHGPEWLSTIESTWPKSKFDITEDVP; encoded by the coding sequence ATGGCTACCGCAGTTGTCGACGCGTTAGACTGCGACCGAAAACCAATCGAATGTCGAACCTTTATAGACACTTGCTCGAACGCGAATTATATCACCGAAAGATTCGTGAAAAAATTACGTTTAACACAAAGGGCAGCTTCCGCAACCATCGAAGCATTGAACGACTTGAACACGCTAAGCGACAAGGTCGTTTCAACCACCATCAAATCGAAGACGTCAAAATTTCAACGAGACCTCACCTTTTTAGTAATCCCCAACATTTCGGGACCCATACCGGACACGAACATCGACCGATCTAAATTGCGAATCCCGGTCAATCTCAAATTGGCAGATCCGAATTTTCATCGTCCAGCATCCGTGGACATGTTAATAGGCACCGGCCCTTCGCTAGCCAGCCTAAGCATCGGACAAATCGACCTGTCAACATCCAACGGACCGGATCTAATTTTGCAAAAAACTCAATTCGGTTGGATCATCGGGGGGAGTGTTTTGTCTGCTTCGTCGCGCGTGAAGCATCGAACATTTGTTAGCAATCTCGACTTCGACATATCGAAATTCTGGACCATCGAAGAGGGACCGCGTGAGCAACATTTAACAGCCGAAGAACGCGAGTGCGAAGACCACTTCATCGACCACGTGAAACGAGACGACACCGGACGTTACGTCGTCGCGTTACCGTGCAATGCGAAGAGAACATTAATAGGCGAAACTCGGACGCAAGCCATTAATcggtttctttcgcttgaacgCAAACTTCAGCGTGATGCGTCATTGCGCGAAGAGTATTCCGCGGTCATGAAGGAATATTTGACGCTTGGCCACATGAGCAAGACGAAACCACAAAACGCGAATGGTTTCTACTTGCCCCATCACGCGGTCATCAAAACTTCGAGCTCAACGACAAAGGTTCGAGTAGTCTTCGATGGTTCGGCGAAGTCAAGCAGCGAGCTGTCCGTGAACGACGCATTAAATACAGGGCCAACCATTCAGGATGACATTTTCGCACTGCTCGTACGATTTCGACTACATACGTACGTCTTGACCGGAGTCATCGAAAAGATGTACCGGCAAGTTCTCATACGGCCAGAGGATCGTCGTTATCAGCGAGTTCTATGGAGAAACGAGCGCAACGAAATAGCCGATTACGAGCTAAACACAGTCACATTCGGACTGTGCTCGGCACCATTTCTGGCTATACGAAGCATCCATCAGCTTGCAGACGACGAGCAAGCTGACTTCCCACGAGCAGCTACAACCATAAATCGGGACTTGTATGTCGACGATCTCCTCATCGGCGCGAACACCTATGAAGAGGCCAAGAATCTACGCGACGAAATCATGGAACTACTCCAGCGCGGACGATTCAACATCCGTCAATGGATCTCCAACGACCCTGAACTTCTTGAGGGTTTAAACAAGGAGCAGATCCATCCGAAATTCTTCGACGAGTCCACGGTGAAGACGCTCGGTATCTCGTGGGACGCGCGAAACGACTCAATCGCGTACGCCATCGACTTCCACGCTCCAACAAAGATCACGAAACGGACCATCTTGTCGACTATCGCAAGAATTTTCGACCCGCTAGGTCTCTTGGCCCCGGTCACTGTCGTAGCAAAATTAATCATGCAACGTCTATggcagttgaaattaaattggGACGAATCGCTGCCAGCCAGTCTTCACACGGAGTGGATCGCATTCGTAGAAGAAATCGGGCAATTAAACAACATTTCGTTTGATCGAAACGTCGGTCAACCTTCCACGCAAAGGCTCGAACTTCATGGCTTTTGTGACGCAAGCGAACGTGCGTATGGGGCATGCATATACGTGCGCTCAATCAACAACCGCGGAGAAATAGTCAGCAAGTTGCTTTGCGCCAAATCACGTGTCGCCCCGCTGAAAACCGTAAGCCTCGCCCGTTTAGAACTGTGCGGTGCAGTTCTTCTGGCATCACTGTACGTCACAGTCCGAGAGGCTATGCACATCGAAACCGAGCATGTTAACTTCTGGACCGATTCTACCATCATCTTGAACTGGATCCAGAAGGAACCATGCACATTCGTAGCCAATAGGGTGGCCGACATACAAGGCAAAACAGACATTGCTGCTTGGCGACACGTGAGATCTCAAGACAATCCAGCAGATCTACTGTCAAGGGGACAATCACCAGCCCAATTTCTTCGCGATTCGAATTGGCGGCACGGACCCGAATGGCTATCCACCATCGAATCGACATGGCCAAAATCGAAGTTCGACATCACGGAAGATGTGCCATAG